A genome region from Cydia pomonella isolate Wapato2018A chromosome 21, ilCydPomo1, whole genome shotgun sequence includes the following:
- the LOC133529871 gene encoding alpha-(1,3)-fucosyltransferase C-like: MLPFSKTLVFLNIWITIKPSTVTANLTKFILVWTNDKQYMHNNRINTRSGGGQLMFTESNCPVQNCYITDDKNFFGQGNEDRFDAILFNGRNLDIFKDMNDLPKRGSDFSKPKYIFVFAEPFCNNTVKYCDETIPVCNDIFDNFFNWTATYKKDSDIVFSTYENILRQKMFMACKHHIGRELLPDLRQKKKAVVWFVSNCTDKEKQFEYAKSLQKSLLLYDQTLDIYGCGELSPKENSTENDLLRDEYFFYLDFEPFDNVLNECPLARNSVPIVYGLDNYSRFMPLGTYINAAKYMFENLATSIAYYVNNPDEYSDFYIYRDYEALYVPPNARAYHCLLCAAINNEQKVAIPKIYEKFRYWWNPDYVAQCKNKYKTIT, encoded by the exons ATGCTACCGTTCAGCAAAACACTTGTATTTCTCAACATTTGGATAACCATTAAACCATCAACAGTGACAGCTAATTTAACGAAGTTCATACTAGTCTGGACGAATGACAAACAGTACATGCACAACAACAGAATTAATACAAGAAGTGGAGGCGGACAACTGATGTTTACTGAAAGCAATTGTCCAGTTCAGAATTGCTATATTACTGATGATAAAAATTTCTTTGGCCAAGGAAATGAAGATAGATTTGACGCTATACTATTCAACGGACGTAACCTTGATATATTTAAAGATATGAATGATCTCCCTAAAAGAGGATCAGACTTTTCAAAACCGaaatacatttttgtatttgCCGAACCTTTTTGTAACAACACTGTTAAATATTGCGATGAGACAATACCAGTTTGCAATGATAtatttgataacttttttaattggACAGCGACTTATAAGAAAGATTCTGATATAGTTTTCTCTACATACGAGAACATTCTTCGGCAAAAAATGTTTATGGCTTGCAAACATCACATTGGACGCGAACTGTTGCCGGATTTGAGACAAAAGAAAAAAGCTGTTGTATGGTTTGTATCAAATTGCACTGACAAGGAGAAACAATTTGAATACGCCAAAAGTTTGCAAAAATCTCTTTTACTGTACGACCAAACTTTAGATATTTATGGTTGCGGAGAATTATCGCCAAAAGAAAACAGTACGGAAAACGATTTGCTGAGAGATGAATACTTTTTCTATTTAGATTTTGAACCGTTTGATAATGTATTAAATGAATGCCCACTTGCAAGGAACAGTGTTCCAATTGTGTACGGTCTGGATAATTATTCCAG attcatGCCGCTGGGAACCTACATCAACGCCGCAAAATATATGTTCGAAAATCTTGCCACTTCAATAGCGTACTATGTTAACAACCCCGACGAATATAGTGATTTCTATATCTACAGGGATTACGAAGCCCTATATGTCCCACCTAATGCACGCGCGTATCATTGTCTGCTTTGTGCAGCCATTAATAACGAGCAGAAGGTGGCGATTCCTAAGATCTATGAGAAATTTAGGTATTGGTGGAATCCTGATTATGTTGCacagtgtaaaaataaatacaaaacaattacataa